The nucleotide sequence GTTCTGGAAGGTGTTGGAATTGATCCGAAAAAATATCAAGGTTTTGCATTTGGTTTGGGGCTTGAAAGAATTACAATGTTAAAATATGGAATTGATGATTTGAGGGCATTTTTTGAAAATGATGAGAGGTTTTTGAATCAATTTTAGGATCTAATTAGTGTAATTCAGGAGAAAAATATGAAAATACGCAGATTTGAAGAAAAAGACGCTAAAAAAGTATCTGAATTGATAGTGGAAACATTGCGAAAAACAAATATAAAAGATTATTCTGTTGATTTAATAGAAAATTATGTAAATAATTTCCATCCTGAAAATGTTCTTAAAAGAGCTTCGTGGACACATTTTTATGTTGCAGAAGAAAAGGACAATATTATTGGATGTAGAGCAATTGCACCATATTGGGATAAAGTTGATGAAAGTTCTTTATTTACTATTTTTATCTCGCCTGAACATCAGGGAAAGGGAATAGGACAAAAAATTATTGAAACAATGGAAAAAGATGAATATTTTTTAAGAGCCAAAAGAATCGAGGTACCTGCGTCCATTACAGCTGTCCCGTTTTATAAGAAAATGGGATATAGTTGCAAAAATGGAATAAACAAAGCAGATGATGAAGGAATTATAAGAATGGAAAAATTTAGATAATAAGTTACTAATTTAATTGGAAGGTTAAAAATGGAAAATGAATTAGAAATAAAAATTGATGATGAATTTGCAAAAAAAGTTTATGATGAAATTTGGGCTGAATATAAAAAAACTGCACAGACAAAGACTTTTGCAAAAATTATATTGACGGAAAATGAACTAAAAATAACAGATAGCAAAGTTATGGGATTGCCTTATATCCCTAAAGGAGCAGAAATTCCCCAAACAGCTAATGGCGATAAAATGATGATGATTGCACAGATTAACTGTGACGATTTACAAGGGCTTGCAGATTTTCCAGAAAAAGGGATTTTACAATTTTTCGTTCTAAATGATGAGGATGGATTGTTAGGGCTTGACTTTGATAATCAGACTGTTCAAGATAGTTTTCGTGTGATTTATCATAAAAAAATCGAAGAGTTTTATGATGAAAATGAATTAAAAAGTATTTATAATCCTTATAATTTTGAAGAAAGCTACATTACAAACAATAATGAAAGTTATAAAATGAACTTTGAATTGATAAGCGAAAAGGAAAGATTTGAAGACATGTTTTATGATATATTCACAACAATCTGCAAGGAAAAAGAATTAAAACAAACACAGGAAGATTGGCTTTATAGAAAATTATTGAACTTTATGCAATATTCAGAAAATTATTATTCACAATGTG is from Leptotrichia trevisanii DSM 22070 and encodes:
- a CDS encoding YwqG family protein, with amino-acid sequence MENELEIKIDDEFAKKVYDEIWAEYKKTAQTKTFAKIILTENELKITDSKVMGLPYIPKGAEIPQTANGDKMMMIAQINCDDLQGLADFPEKGILQFFVLNDEDGLLGLDFDNQTVQDSFRVIYHKKIEEFYDENELKSIYNPYNFEESYITNNNESYKMNFELISEKERFEDMFYDIFTTICKEKELKQTQEDWLYRKLLNFMQYSENYYSQCDGFAFFTQEDPREYNEEYKKFDTVLFQLNSEFDENTRNWKICIGDAGVINFFINREKLKNKDFSEILYNWDCS
- a CDS encoding GNAT family N-acetyltransferase, producing MKIRRFEEKDAKKVSELIVETLRKTNIKDYSVDLIENYVNNFHPENVLKRASWTHFYVAEEKDNIIGCRAIAPYWDKVDESSLFTIFISPEHQGKGIGQKIIETMEKDEYFLRAKRIEVPASITAVPFYKKMGYSCKNGINKADDEGIIRMEKFR